In the genome of Moorena sp. SIOASIH, the window CAGCACCTTTTAGCAAAAAGTAAACCCGTTCAGCTGGATCTCCTGGGAAGAAAATCGTCTTACCTCGCTCATAGGTTTCTACGACTGGTGGAAACGCTCCTCTACCAATCTGACGAAAAACAGCCGCTAGTGGTGTATCCTGCGTCACAACCCTATCCATATCTATTCCTTTGTAGCAATGCCCCTATCTATTTACATTTAAGAGACTTCCGGGGATTTTAAGCCACGGATTAGCTCATTAATCTGGTATATTTAGGCTATTTTAGCGGATTTTCAACAGTTTTATTTAGTTTGTTGTGAACTGCTACAACCGTTTCCAATTCCCCTTGCCCATCAATTTCGGCGGTGGGACCGGTGGCCAATTTAATTTGCCTAGGTCAAGCGCACCGGGCAAGTTTTGAGCTAATTTGCCAACAGGCCAACAGTATTAACTGCTAGTCTATATCTTAGCAAGCTCTTTGCTTGATTTTCCCTTAACCCCTGAGGGGAAAGCGGCGATTAGTAGCAATCATCGTGGAATCGACAAATTTATTTCTAACTACTTAATATCAATCTGAGCTAATTTTTTGTAAAAATTGCTACCAAACACTAAAAACCTCAGGGGTCATGATTGGTGGTGACCTCAGGGGGTAAGCCTGAAGGGTAAACAGGAGACCCGGTTTGGGGTGTGGAGCGAACGGGTATGGGGTGCACAATAGCCATTTCCCGGGTTCTAGCCTGGTCAGTAGCCTCACCAAACCTGCCATAACCCATCCCTATTAAGTCGGGGAGTTAGTGGCTATTTCGCTTTTTGGTGATCGCAAATCGCCAATAGAGGTAGTTTTGTTACCTGACACAGTTGTTTATAAACTATAATAAACGTTTATCTTAAAAATTTATAATAAAAATTATAACAATATAATACTTGACCAGACTTGGGCTCACAATTACCTATTACTAGTTGAGATGGAGCTGAAAAAATCAACGTGGCTGCATTCAGGGATATAATAACTGGGCTGTCAAAGACGGCTAACTAACCTTCAACCCTGACTCATAGCGCGACTCAACCTAAAAACCATGCTCGATCTCAACGGAAAAAATGCTTTTGTCACTGGCATCGCCAACAACCGCTCCATTGCTTGGGGGATCGCCCAACAGTTGCACAACGCGGGGGCAAATTTAGGTGTGAACTTTTTGCCTGACGAAAAAGGTCGCTATGAGAAAAAAGTTCGAGACCTGGTAGAGCCACTTGAACCTAGCATTATTATGCCCTGTGATGTCCGAAACGATGCCCAAATTGAAGCGATTGCGGATGCGATCGCAAAACAATGGGGCAAACTGGACATCCTGATTCACTGTTTAGCCTTTGCCAATAAAGAGGATCTATCGGGAGAGTTTAGTCAGACATCCCGTGAGGGGTTTTCCCTAGCCTTAGACATTAGCACTTACTCCCTCAATCGACTAACAGCAGCTTGGAAACACTTGATGACTGATGGGGGTAGCATTGTCACCCTCAGCTATCTTGGCGGGGTTAAAGTAATTCCCAATTATAATGTGATGGGTGTTGCTAAAGCAGCACTGGAAATGAGTGTTCGTTACCTGGCAGCAGAACTCGGACCCCAAACGATTCGGGTCAATGCTATCTCCGCAGGACCAATCCGGACCTTAGCATCTTCAGCAGTTGGGGGGATCATGGATATGATTCATCATGTAGAGAAAGTAGCACCACTGCGCCGCACGGTTACTCAGGAAGAAGTGGGTAAAGCAGCTGCTTTCTTGTGTAGTGATTTAGCCAGTGGCATCACTGGTCAGGTTTTATATGTAGACGCTGGTTACGAAATCATGGGGATGTGACTAAGAACAATTGCGTTAACTATAGAATTTCAATAAAAATTGATAATTCCTTCGCGCATTCCGTGATGTTTGATGCAATGCGCGAATACTTAACTGAAGAATACTGGCAAATAGGCAGATAACTATTAAGTGAGACTAAGTTAGACAGGAGTAAAGATGAAATGCAAGTAAGCGATAACCTGACGCAGCTCGAGAGCGGACCGATAATTCTCAACACCCAAGAGTCTAAGTTAAAGGCGCGAACAGCCTCAGTCAGGCGTACTACTGGGGAAACTGATGTACAAGTGTCACTGAATTTAGA includes:
- the fabI gene encoding enoyl-ACP reductase FabI, which gives rise to MLDLNGKNAFVTGIANNRSIAWGIAQQLHNAGANLGVNFLPDEKGRYEKKVRDLVEPLEPSIIMPCDVRNDAQIEAIADAIAKQWGKLDILIHCLAFANKEDLSGEFSQTSREGFSLALDISTYSLNRLTAAWKHLMTDGGSIVTLSYLGGVKVIPNYNVMGVAKAALEMSVRYLAAELGPQTIRVNAISAGPIRTLASSAVGGIMDMIHHVEKVAPLRRTVTQEEVGKAAAFLCSDLASGITGQVLYVDAGYEIMGM